One window of the Pirellulales bacterium genome contains the following:
- a CDS encoding FAD:protein FMN transferase: protein MPILACPLVQLLVAATVQAAAADQELHRFAYERTLMGAAVKITLYAPQERSANLAAEAAFDRIAELDRILSDYKPDSELSKLSDTAGKGRAVPLGTDLWTVLERSQQLAERSGGAFDATVGPYVRLWRRARRNKEFPAAERLAEARAVVGYQKLKLDPSRHTAQLLAPGMRLDLGGIAAGYAVDQAMAVLRRHGIHRALIDASGDILAAGPPPGQEGWKIGIAPLDAAGPPSRYL from the coding sequence ATGCCAATTTTAGCTTGTCCGCTCGTGCAACTCCTCGTCGCCGCAACCGTGCAGGCGGCTGCCGCCGACCAAGAGTTGCACCGCTTCGCCTACGAGCGGACCCTGATGGGCGCCGCGGTAAAGATCACATTGTACGCACCGCAAGAACGCTCCGCAAACCTCGCCGCCGAAGCCGCCTTCGATCGCATCGCCGAACTCGACCGTATCCTCAGCGATTACAAACCCGACAGCGAACTCTCGAAGCTCAGCGACACGGCCGGCAAAGGCCGCGCGGTGCCGCTCGGCACCGACCTTTGGACGGTGCTGGAGCGTTCGCAACAATTGGCCGAACGGAGCGGGGGCGCGTTCGACGCGACCGTCGGCCCCTACGTGCGGTTGTGGCGTCGGGCACGTCGCAACAAGGAGTTCCCCGCGGCCGAGCGGCTGGCCGAAGCGCGGGCGGTGGTGGGCTACCAAAAGCTGAAACTCGACCCTTCCCGGCACACCGCCCAGCTTCTCGCGCCCGGCATGCGGCTCGATCTGGGCGGGATCGCCGCCGGCTATGCCGTCGATCAGGCGATGGCCGTGCTCCGGCGGCATGGCATCCACCGGGCATTGATCGACGCCAGCGGCGACATTCTGGCGGCCGGTCCTCCGCCCGGCCAAGAGGGCTGGAAGATCGGCATCGCTCCTCTCGACGCCGCCGGGCCGCCCAGCCGGTATCTGG
- a CDS encoding formylglycine-generating enzyme family protein, translated as MVYGRPGKAILLASLLCLRAAPAGAAENGSRPVLKVANAEAKSEAEMKPYTDRISDSEASFEMVPIRGGMFRMGSPDNEPGRQDDEGPAHEVKVAPFWMGKYEVTWDEYEVFMFALDVARRKIAGKQPGELEKLADAVTRPTKPYTDMSFGMGKGSFPAICMTQLAAKKYCQWLSAKTGRYYRLPTEAEWEYACRAGSQTAYSFGDDASKLPEYAWFYENSHDSYHKVGEKKPNPWGLFDMHGNVAEWCTDQYVPDFYQEFAGKTADNPMAVPTTVEPCVVRGGSWDDDPPLLRSAARRGSEKDWKQQDPQVPQSIWYYTDALFVGFRVVRPLAVPGDKDKEKYELNLDVIDTNRQ; from the coding sequence ATGGTATATGGACGGCCTGGGAAGGCCATCCTCCTGGCGAGTCTGCTTTGCCTTCGTGCGGCTCCCGCCGGTGCCGCTGAAAACGGCAGCCGTCCGGTGCTCAAGGTCGCCAATGCGGAGGCGAAGAGCGAGGCCGAGATGAAGCCCTACACCGACCGCATCAGCGATTCGGAAGCGAGCTTCGAGATGGTGCCCATCCGCGGCGGCATGTTTCGCATGGGCAGCCCCGACAACGAGCCCGGCCGGCAAGACGACGAAGGGCCGGCTCACGAGGTGAAGGTCGCTCCCTTCTGGATGGGCAAGTATGAAGTCACCTGGGACGAATATGAAGTTTTCATGTTCGCCCTCGATGTTGCCCGCCGCAAGATCGCCGGCAAGCAGCCGGGCGAGCTCGAGAAGCTGGCCGACGCCGTGACGCGGCCCACCAAGCCCTACACCGACATGAGCTTTGGCATGGGCAAGGGAAGCTTCCCGGCGATTTGCATGACGCAGCTTGCGGCCAAGAAATATTGCCAGTGGCTCAGCGCCAAGACGGGCCGCTACTACCGCTTGCCGACGGAGGCCGAGTGGGAATATGCCTGCCGGGCCGGCAGCCAGACCGCCTATTCCTTCGGCGACGACGCCTCGAAGCTGCCGGAGTACGCCTGGTTCTACGAAAACAGCCACGACTCCTACCACAAAGTTGGCGAGAAGAAGCCGAATCCCTGGGGGCTGTTCGACATGCACGGCAACGTGGCTGAATGGTGTACCGATCAATACGTGCCGGATTTCTACCAGGAATTCGCCGGCAAAACGGCCGATAATCCGATGGCCGTGCCGACGACCGTCGAGCCGTGCGTGGTGCGCGGCGGCTCGTGGGACGACGACCCGCCCCTCTTGCGGAGCGCCGCCCGGCGGGGGAGCGAAAAAGACTGGAAACAGCAAGACCCCCAGGTGCCGCAGAGCATTTGGTATTATACTGACGCGTTGTTTGTGGGCTTCCGCGTCGTGCGTCCGCTGGCTGTGCCCGGCGACAAAGACAAGGAGAAGTACGAGTTGAACCTCGACGTAATTGATACGAACAGGCAATAG
- a CDS encoding Gfo/Idh/MocA family oxidoreductase, with protein sequence MSHPSDHTRREIPSRRDFIKTSSAAMIGGSLIGSLGVARSAHAGVDETIKIGLIGCGGRGTGAAKDVMNSNHKVKLVAMGDAFEDRLNGSLHGIKGEAEKEKADRTKQNKPFNFEVDVPKERQFVGFDAYKKVLDAGVDLVILATPPGFRPIHFAAAVEAGKHVFMEKPVAVDAPGVRAVLDAAKRAKEKNLGVGVGLQRRHQKAYIETIKRLQDGAIGDIVTMRAYWNGGGVWVRPREQGQTEMEYQMRNWYYFNWLCGDHIVEQHIHNLDVINWLKGAYPVKAQGMGGRQVRTGADYGEIYDHHAVEFEYADGSRMFSYCRHIPNCWDSVSEHAQGTKGSADISGHEIRVTGEDRWKYRAERGTSDGNPYVVEHQDLIASILSGNPYNEAEYGALSTMTAIYGRMCTYSGKMISWNDALNSQLSLGPKEYAWNAAPPVPTVAVPGHTQVV encoded by the coding sequence ATGAGCCATCCATCCGACCACACTCGACGCGAGATCCCTTCACGCCGCGACTTCATCAAGACTTCGTCGGCGGCCATGATCGGCGGCAGCCTGATAGGCAGCTTGGGTGTCGCCCGTAGCGCGCACGCGGGCGTCGACGAGACCATCAAGATCGGCCTGATTGGCTGCGGCGGCCGAGGCACGGGCGCGGCCAAAGATGTGATGAACAGCAACCACAAGGTCAAGCTGGTGGCCATGGGCGACGCCTTCGAAGACCGCCTGAACGGCAGTCTGCACGGCATCAAGGGCGAGGCCGAGAAAGAGAAAGCCGACCGCACCAAGCAAAACAAGCCTTTCAACTTCGAGGTCGATGTTCCCAAGGAGCGGCAGTTTGTCGGCTTCGACGCTTACAAGAAGGTGCTCGACGCCGGCGTGGACCTGGTCATTCTGGCCACGCCGCCCGGCTTCCGCCCGATCCACTTTGCCGCGGCCGTTGAGGCGGGCAAGCACGTGTTCATGGAAAAGCCGGTGGCCGTCGATGCACCGGGCGTCCGGGCCGTGCTCGACGCGGCGAAGCGGGCCAAAGAGAAGAACCTCGGCGTGGGCGTCGGTCTGCAGCGCCGCCATCAAAAGGCCTACATCGAGACCATCAAGCGCCTGCAAGACGGCGCGATCGGCGACATCGTCACCATGCGGGCTTATTGGAACGGCGGAGGCGTGTGGGTGCGTCCTCGCGAGCAAGGCCAGACCGAGATGGAGTACCAGATGCGCAACTGGTACTATTTCAATTGGCTGTGCGGCGACCACATCGTCGAGCAGCACATTCACAATCTCGACGTGATCAACTGGCTCAAGGGCGCCTATCCGGTCAAGGCCCAAGGGATGGGCGGCCGCCAGGTGCGCACCGGCGCGGACTACGGCGAGATTTACGATCACCACGCCGTCGAGTTCGAGTACGCCGATGGCTCGCGGATGTTCAGTTACTGCCGCCACATTCCCAACTGCTGGGACAGCGTCTCGGAGCATGCCCAAGGCACCAAGGGTTCGGCCGACATCAGCGGGCACGAGATCCGCGTGACGGGCGAAGACCGCTGGAAGTATCGCGCCGAGCGCGGCACGTCGGATGGCAACCCCTACGTCGTCGAGCACCAGGATCTGATCGCCAGCATCCTTTCGGGCAACCCGTATAACGAGGCCGAATACGGCGCGCTGAGCACGATGACGGCCATTTACGGCCGCATGTGTACCTATTCGGGCAAGATGATTTCCTGGAACGACGCGCTGAACTCGCAGCTCAGCCTGGGACCGAAGGAATACGCCTGGAACGCGGCCCCGCCGGTGCCGACCGTCGCCGTGCCGGGTCATACGCAGGTGGTGTGA
- the aroF gene encoding 3-deoxy-7-phosphoheptulonate synthase, protein MIIILKPEVTERQLQHVIDRVESLGLRAHLSRGTYRTIIGVIGDEAKLQASPLEAIPGVASVVPILPPFKLASKEAQPEPSIVVVAGVKIGGGHLAMIAGPCAVESAQRMDVIARAVKAAGANLLRGGAFKPRTSPYAFQGKGEEGLKILRDTGDKYGLPVVTEVMDPRQVVLVDRYTDMFQIGARNMQNYPLLTEVGQTNKPVLLKRGMCASVKDLLMSAEYILSEGNSNVVLCERGVKGFDATTRNLFDVAAVPLSKSLSHLPIIVDPSHATGRPDLIGPCALAGVAAGADGVHIEVHHCPEEAFSDGPQALLPKQYAEVAAQIRSLAALFGKQVSRAEKIEDYAAGRELALAGVR, encoded by the coding sequence GTGATTATCATTCTGAAACCCGAGGTCACCGAAAGACAACTCCAGCACGTCATCGATCGCGTCGAGTCGCTCGGCCTGAGAGCCCATCTCAGCCGCGGCACTTACCGCACCATCATCGGCGTGATCGGCGATGAAGCCAAGCTGCAAGCGTCGCCGCTGGAAGCCATTCCCGGTGTGGCCAGCGTCGTGCCGATCTTGCCGCCCTTCAAGCTGGCCAGTAAGGAGGCCCAACCGGAGCCGAGCATCGTCGTGGTGGCCGGCGTCAAGATCGGCGGCGGCCATCTGGCCATGATCGCCGGCCCCTGCGCCGTCGAGAGCGCCCAACGGATGGATGTGATCGCCAGGGCCGTCAAGGCGGCCGGGGCGAACCTCTTGCGCGGCGGCGCCTTCAAGCCACGCACCAGCCCCTATGCCTTCCAGGGAAAGGGCGAGGAAGGCCTGAAGATTCTTCGCGATACGGGCGACAAGTACGGCTTGCCGGTCGTCACCGAGGTGATGGATCCCCGTCAAGTCGTGCTGGTCGATCGCTATACCGACATGTTTCAAATCGGTGCCCGCAACATGCAGAATTATCCGCTGCTCACCGAAGTCGGCCAGACGAACAAGCCGGTGCTGCTCAAGCGCGGCATGTGCGCTTCGGTCAAAGACCTGCTGATGAGCGCCGAATACATCTTGTCGGAAGGAAACTCCAACGTGGTGCTTTGCGAGCGGGGCGTGAAGGGCTTCGACGCGACCACGCGCAACCTGTTCGACGTGGCGGCGGTGCCCTTGAGCAAGTCGCTGTCGCACCTGCCGATCATCGTCGATCCGAGCCACGCCACCGGCCGGCCCGACTTGATCGGGCCTTGCGCTCTGGCGGGCGTGGCCGCCGGCGCCGACGGCGTGCATATCGAGGTCCATCATTGCCCGGAGGAGGCGTTTTCCGATGGTCCGCAGGCGCTGTTGCCCAAGCAGTATGCGGAGGTGGCCGCGCAAATCCGGTCGTTGGCCGCCTTGTTCGGCAAGCAGGTGTCGCGCGCCGAAAAAATCGAAGATTACGCCGCGGGGCGGGAACTGGCGCTGGCGGGAGTCCGATGA
- a CDS encoding PEP-CTERM sorting domain-containing protein (PEP-CTERM proteins occur, often in large numbers, in the proteomes of bacteria that also encode an exosortase, a predicted intramembrane cysteine proteinase. The presence of a PEP-CTERM domain at a protein's C-terminus predicts cleavage within the sorting domain, followed by covalent anchoring to some some component of the (usually Gram-negative) cell surface. Many PEP-CTERM proteins exhibit an unusual sequence composition that includes large numbers of potential glycosylation sites. Expression of one such protein has been shown restore the ability of a bacterium to form floc, a type of biofilm.), translated as MHIGTKTRLLAAATVVAALAASPAEAAFTMTVSETDGSTTNSGDGVALAPGSLAFVGLLGGSMLDVSTAVDIVTPTDVYFDLNTLAAVLVSPSAPLTLTVTVTQTDATLSTAVSPTWVNLALATDGAVAPGENIRLTAALDTSDLGRTSGSGVSTLSYGSGPGIFSTLGSSPSALVSLAGAPQTQPFSLSLTETIQFTSPGIVQVNSSVDPSVPEPSTLALLASGLPLLGFGFLRRRRPTGVASG; from the coding sequence ATGCACATCGGAACGAAGACGCGTTTGCTGGCCGCGGCCACGGTGGTCGCCGCTCTGGCGGCGTCGCCGGCCGAGGCGGCTTTCACCATGACCGTGAGCGAAACCGACGGCAGCACCACGAACTCGGGCGACGGCGTGGCCCTCGCTCCCGGATCGCTCGCTTTTGTCGGCCTGCTCGGCGGCTCGATGCTGGATGTGAGCACCGCCGTCGATATCGTTACCCCGACCGACGTTTACTTCGACCTTAATACCCTCGCCGCCGTCCTGGTCAGCCCGAGCGCCCCGCTGACGCTGACGGTCACGGTGACGCAGACCGATGCCACCTTGTCGACGGCCGTTTCGCCGACGTGGGTGAATCTGGCCCTGGCAACGGACGGCGCCGTGGCCCCCGGCGAGAACATTCGCTTGACCGCCGCCTTGGACACGAGCGACCTGGGACGGACCAGCGGCAGCGGTGTCTCCACACTGTCGTATGGGAGCGGGCCGGGGATCTTCTCAACCCTGGGGTCTTCGCCGTCGGCGTTGGTCTCGCTGGCGGGCGCCCCACAGACGCAGCCTTTCTCGCTGTCGTTGACGGAAACGATTCAATTCACTTCGCCCGGCATCGTTCAGGTGAATTCGTCGGTCGACCCGAGCGTTCCCGAGCCGAGCACGCTGGCCCTGCTGGCCAGCGGCCTGCCGCTGCTGGGGTTCGGCTTTTTGCGGCGCCGCCGCCCGACCGGCGTGGCGAGCGGCTGA
- a CDS encoding fatty acid desaturase → MLQERRAGYWLRAAAADWSVILASLAAAHVIDRWPGYVVAWLIVGNRQHALSLLGHDGAHRLICRDRAANDWLTCLLSFWPLWTDLEPYRRFHFAHHRHVGTVDDPETGWKGIAPGDDPPLTAMNVVRWFLLDLIGLGAIESGWYFKHYRPSPLGPALFWSGIAFAAYWCGLLWAVLLWHAAFLTSFWAFFRLRAYTEHWGTTGTHRCRPRWWQRAFLPHNTWAHFEHHERPDLPFWALPHYVATRSRHRRAVAEPRLVAGADQRETAAVLRRGREPSPFAIGHRPADKLLLGQRRAEKSLVVHRTNAVETRKIQR, encoded by the coding sequence ATGTTGCAAGAACGTCGAGCGGGCTATTGGCTGCGCGCCGCGGCTGCGGACTGGTCGGTGATTCTGGCCAGTCTTGCCGCGGCGCACGTCATCGATCGTTGGCCGGGTTATGTCGTGGCCTGGTTGATTGTCGGGAACCGCCAACACGCCTTGTCGCTGTTGGGGCACGACGGCGCGCATCGCTTGATATGCCGCGATCGCGCGGCCAACGATTGGCTTACCTGTCTGCTCTCGTTTTGGCCGCTGTGGACCGACCTGGAACCCTACCGCCGGTTCCACTTCGCCCATCATCGACATGTGGGGACCGTCGACGACCCGGAGACGGGCTGGAAGGGAATCGCTCCCGGCGACGACCCGCCGTTGACGGCGATGAACGTCGTGCGCTGGTTTCTACTCGACCTAATCGGTTTGGGCGCAATCGAGTCGGGTTGGTATTTCAAACACTACCGGCCGAGCCCGCTCGGACCCGCCCTGTTCTGGTCGGGCATTGCTTTTGCCGCCTACTGGTGCGGCCTGTTGTGGGCCGTCTTGTTGTGGCATGCCGCCTTCCTCACCAGCTTTTGGGCGTTCTTCCGCTTGCGCGCCTACACCGAACACTGGGGCACGACGGGCACGCACCGCTGCCGACCGCGTTGGTGGCAGCGAGCTTTCCTGCCGCACAACACCTGGGCGCACTTCGAACACCATGAACGGCCCGACCTGCCGTTCTGGGCCTTGCCGCATTACGTCGCGACCCGCTCACGCCACCGCCGCGCCGTTGCGGAGCCTCGCCTCGTCGCCGGGGCCGACCAACGTGAAACCGCCGCCGTACTCCGCCGCGGGCGCGAACCATCGCCGTTCGCGATCGGACATCGGCCGGCCGACAAGCTGCTCCTCGGCCAGCGGCGCGCCGAAAAAAGTCTCGTAGTTCACCGGACGAACGCGGTCGAGACGCGCAAAATCCAACGATAG